In the genome of Blastopirellula marina, one region contains:
- a CDS encoding RidA family protein, protein MSFEANLAALNVELPPAPKAMGLYKPAITVGNLVYLSGHGPLSTDGTLQLGKVGQDVEQEVGNAAARQTGLAMLATLKAHLGSLDKIKRLVKTFGMVNCVDGFTQQPAVINGFSELMKEVFGEDCGVAARSAIGVNALPAGMTVEVEAIFELNDE, encoded by the coding sequence ATGAGCTTTGAAGCCAACCTCGCCGCATTGAACGTCGAACTTCCGCCTGCCCCTAAGGCGATGGGCCTTTACAAACCGGCGATCACCGTGGGCAACTTGGTTTACCTGTCGGGACATGGCCCGCTTAGCACCGACGGTACGCTGCAACTAGGCAAAGTTGGTCAGGATGTCGAACAGGAAGTCGGCAACGCCGCGGCACGACAAACCGGTCTCGCAATGTTAGCCACGCTGAAGGCTCACCTAGGAAGCCTCGATAAGATCAAACGTCTGGTCAAAACGTTTGGCATGGTGAATTGCGTTGACGGATTTACCCAACAGCCAGCCGTCATTAATGGCTTTAGCGAACTGATGAAAGAAGTCTTCGGCGAGGACTGCGGAGTTGCGGCCCGCAGTGCGATCGGCGTCAACGCTCTTCCCGCCGGTATGACTGTCGAAGTCGAAGCCATTTTCGAGCTCAACGACGAGTAA
- the fhcD gene encoding formylmethanofuran--tetrahydromethanopterin N-formyltransferase, producing the protein MQIGNTQIVDTFAEAFGMVYTRLIITAFDEHWLSAATNEVCGYGSSVIACDAEVGVERLLTTEETPDGRPGAAVLAFGFSGDALSKAISKRVGQCVMTCASTAVFDGLPEAEKRCPLGKTLRYFGDGFQKSKVVGGTRYWRIPVMDGEFLCVESVGIEKGVAGGNIIFQAIDQPTALTAARQAIEALAPMADIIAPFPGGVARSGSKVGSKYKGLMASTSDSNCPTLRGRVESQVVEGANCVLEIVLDGTSEQAVAAGMKATMNAAALEGVLAIGAGNYGGKLGKFHFHLKDLV; encoded by the coding sequence GTGCAGATTGGTAATACTCAAATCGTCGATACCTTTGCCGAAGCCTTCGGGATGGTCTACACGCGTCTTATCATCACCGCCTTCGACGAGCATTGGCTTTCAGCAGCGACCAACGAGGTTTGCGGCTACGGCAGTAGTGTGATCGCATGTGACGCCGAAGTGGGCGTCGAACGCCTTTTAACGACCGAAGAAACTCCCGATGGACGCCCTGGTGCCGCCGTCTTGGCATTTGGTTTTTCAGGTGACGCTCTCTCCAAAGCGATCTCGAAACGGGTTGGCCAGTGCGTGATGACCTGCGCCTCGACCGCCGTATTCGATGGCCTTCCAGAAGCAGAAAAGCGCTGCCCACTTGGAAAAACATTGCGATATTTTGGCGACGGCTTCCAAAAGAGTAAGGTCGTCGGAGGAACCAGGTACTGGCGAATTCCTGTCATGGATGGTGAGTTCTTGTGCGTCGAATCCGTAGGTATTGAAAAGGGAGTCGCCGGCGGGAACATCATTTTCCAAGCGATCGATCAACCCACCGCGCTCACAGCCGCTCGACAGGCCATAGAAGCTTTGGCTCCCATGGCCGACATCATCGCGCCTTTCCCAGGAGGCGTTGCCCGAAGTGGGAGTAAAGTGGGATCGAAATACAAGGGGCTCATGGCCTCTACTTCCGATAGCAATTGCCCCACACTGCGTGGCCGAGTCGAATCGCAGGTTGTCGAAGGAGCGAACTGCGTTCTCGAAATCGTGCTGGACGGAACCAGCGAACAGGCAGTGGCCGCAGGAATGAAAGCCACGATGAACGCGGCCGCGTTAGAAGGTGTTCTGGCAATCGGTGCTGGCAACTATGGCGGAAAACTTGGCAAGTTTCATTTCCACCTTAAGGACTTGGTCTAA
- the prfB gene encoding peptide chain release factor 2 (programmed frameshift): MEREFYDRAESIRERLLQLKDSLDYATKQQQLKSIEERMAAPDFWDNQEAAQETVGQMKSLRSLIEPLDECLSGIEDLDVMLEMAEEDDSLAAEVPGLLDQLEKTLEALELKALLDGPYDNCGAIVTINARDGGTDANDWAEMLLTMYGRWADQHDYAVELIDRTENEEAGINNATFVVRGPMAYGYLKGETGMHRLVRISPFNSEGKRQTSFAAVDVSPEIPDSEEVDIDEDDVRTDTYRASGAGGQHVNKTDSAIRLTHIPTGIVVQCQNERSQHKNRAQAWKMLRSRIARVEEERRESEQAEKYKTQAKVGFGSQIRNYFLHPDQRVKDARTGFYVGSFHSVMNGEIQGFLDSYLRWRVGQESPQN; this comes from the exons ATGGAACGTGAATTCTACGATCGCGCTGAAAGTATTCGCGAACGACTCCTTCAACTGAAGGACTCTCTT GACTACGCTACGAAGCAGCAGCAATTGAAGTCGATTGAAGAACGCATGGCCGCGCCCGATTTCTGGGATAACCAGGAAGCAGCCCAAGAAACGGTCGGCCAGATGAAGTCGCTTCGCAGCCTGATCGAACCGCTGGATGAGTGCCTCAGCGGCATCGAAGACTTGGATGTGATGTTGGAGATGGCTGAAGAGGATGACTCCCTCGCCGCTGAAGTCCCTGGGTTGCTTGATCAGTTAGAAAAAACGCTGGAAGCGTTAGAACTCAAGGCGTTATTGGATGGTCCCTACGATAATTGTGGGGCAATCGTCACGATCAACGCTCGCGACGGCGGCACCGATGCCAACGACTGGGCCGAGATGCTGTTAACAATGTACGGTCGCTGGGCGGATCAACATGACTATGCGGTCGAGTTGATCGATCGAACCGAGAACGAAGAAGCCGGCATCAACAATGCGACCTTCGTCGTTCGAGGGCCCATGGCCTATGGCTACCTTAAGGGTGAAACGGGCATGCATCGCCTGGTACGAATTAGCCCGTTTAACTCGGAAGGAAAACGCCAAACGAGTTTCGCCGCCGTCGACGTTTCGCCCGAGATTCCCGATAGTGAAGAAGTCGACATCGATGAAGACGATGTCCGTACCGATACCTACCGAGCCAGTGGAGCGGGCGGGCAGCACGTCAACAAGACCGACAGTGCGATCCGACTAACCCACATTCCTACTGGAATCGTCGTTCAATGCCAAAACGAACGCAGCCAACATAAGAACCGAGCCCAGGCTTGGAAAATGCTTCGCTCGCGGATTGCACGTGTCGAAGAAGAACGCCGCGAAAGTGAACAAGCCGAAAAGTACAAGACGCAAGCCAAAGTTGGTTTCGGTTCACAGATCCGAAATTACTTTTTGCACCCTGACCAACGCGTGAAAGACGCACGGACGGGTTTCTACGTCGGCAGTTTCCACAGCGTGATGAACGGGGAAATTCAAGGGTTCCTCGATTCGTACCTTCGTTGGCGAGTCGGCCAAGAGTCGCCGCAGAATTAA
- a CDS encoding helix-turn-helix domain-containing protein: protein MATVPLTMDHAVIPFAPSEMGKKSPRRLHRIRELRKQQGVSLRTASRKLGMPASQVREEEKPDTDLLVSELLQWAEILDVPIADLLEEPQNNLSSPIRERAKLVRIMKTVKAISERTQEPNIGILSEVLVDQLIDLMPELAEINAWNNVGQRRSLNDLGQIAERSIACDSIINAMRD, encoded by the coding sequence ATGGCTACGGTTCCATTGACTATGGACCACGCGGTTATTCCGTTTGCGCCTTCCGAGATGGGCAAAAAGTCCCCTCGTAGGCTGCATCGCATTCGCGAACTACGTAAACAACAGGGAGTTTCCCTTCGAACGGCATCTCGGAAGCTAGGCATGCCTGCTTCCCAGGTTCGCGAAGAGGAAAAGCCCGACACTGATCTACTGGTCTCCGAGCTTCTGCAATGGGCTGAGATCTTAGATGTTCCGATCGCAGATCTTCTGGAAGAGCCACAGAACAACCTTTCATCCCCGATTCGTGAACGTGCCAAGTTGGTACGGATCATGAAAACGGTGAAAGCGATTTCTGAGCGAACGCAGGAACCGAACATCGGAATTTTGTCGGAAGTGCTTGTCGATCAGTTGATTGATCTGATGCCGGAACTGGCGGAAATCAATGCTTGGAATAACGTAGGCCAGCGTCGCTCGCTGAACGACTTAGGCCAAATCGCTGAGCGTAGTATCGCCTGCGATTCGATTATCAATGCAATGCGAGACTAA
- the hisI gene encoding phosphoribosyl-AMP cyclohydrolase, with protein MSISLPREPDFEKAGGLVPAIAQDADNGQVLMMAWMNREAFQETLTTGRAVYFSRSRDKLWRKGEESGHQQQVRQILVDCDADTVLLKVEQKGAACHEGYRTCFFREVGSDETKIVEPRLVNPNDVYKK; from the coding sequence ATGTCGATCTCCTTACCTCGCGAGCCCGACTTTGAGAAGGCTGGTGGTTTGGTGCCTGCCATCGCCCAAGATGCTGACAACGGCCAGGTACTGATGATGGCCTGGATGAATCGGGAAGCGTTTCAAGAAACGCTGACTACCGGCCGGGCCGTTTACTTTAGTCGCAGCCGCGACAAGTTGTGGCGAAAGGGAGAGGAAAGCGGCCACCAACAGCAGGTTCGCCAGATTCTCGTCGACTGCGACGCCGACACCGTGCTGCTCAAGGTGGAACAAAAGGGAGCCGCTTGTCACGAGGGTTACCGCACCTGTTTCTTCCGGGAAGTCGGAAGCGACGAAACCAAGATTGTTGAACCACGTTTGGTCAATCCGAACGACGTCTATAAGAAGTAA
- a CDS encoding glycosyltransferase family 2 protein — MNKSLSIVMPVHNVQSSIAAEVDRLLEIMADLTTEFELMIVDNGSTDGTEEVLYDLVCRYPQVRSRRHMPKQSNATAIDLGLAAASGAVVIIQDMDRKLTSDDIVSLWAMHVDATAAGQQQVISPVAPAFPEHLLPEDPRPLNEDLLRRLSAWGADISELEELPEALLPENGNSQERKDVVQPQSPRLKMPRFLKRLHDFATGE; from the coding sequence GTGAATAAGTCTCTTAGCATCGTCATGCCGGTTCATAACGTCCAATCGAGCATCGCCGCGGAAGTTGATCGCCTGCTGGAGATCATGGCCGACCTGACGACTGAATTCGAGCTGATGATCGTCGATAACGGCTCGACCGACGGTACGGAAGAAGTACTGTACGACTTGGTTTGTCGCTATCCCCAAGTTCGTTCGCGTCGGCACATGCCCAAACAAAGCAACGCGACGGCTATCGATCTCGGTTTGGCGGCTGCTTCGGGCGCTGTGGTTATCATCCAGGATATGGATCGCAAATTGACTTCCGACGATATCGTTTCGTTATGGGCCATGCACGTCGATGCGACGGCCGCTGGTCAGCAGCAAGTCATCAGTCCAGTTGCTCCTGCATTTCCTGAGCACCTTTTGCCAGAAGATCCTCGCCCGCTGAACGAAGACCTGCTCCGACGTTTGTCGGCTTGGGGGGCGGATATCTCGGAACTGGAAGAGTTGCCGGAAGCCCTGCTCCCGGAGAACGGCAATTCGCAAGAACGAAAAGACGTTGTTCAACCGCAATCACCCCGTTTGAAAATGCCACGCTTTCTCAAGCGTTTGCACGACTTCGCTACCGGCGAATAA
- a CDS encoding diguanylate cyclase — protein MSTPTVLQYDSCPIRSRVLVVDDDKLIRTLVSEFLTREGYEVITAENCLRALELLEDPKYEFKFMVTDWELPDGNGIDLIRHARHVVQTHYMYIVMVTSHGDRENLTLALNSGADDFLTKPIDRGELIARIRAGQRILNLETRLTQLANSDVLTGLPTRRVFEELVAKEWSRTQRYRLPMSCVIFDIDFFKRINDIHGHAAGDQVLREIAHIFATSVRKSDIICRYGGEEFCAILPETSSAQAYVWADNIRKRIASTEIILDTAVVNVTISLGLAEPLSEMEDLNDLIDVADHCLLEAKSKGRNQIVAFNELSESVSKDPTGHLDSTFQGAIAADAMTPVVSTVTPQSSVFDIAQFFLDYRIPSAPVVDDSGKLVGIVSEKDLMTVAVRPNPQDIEISEVMRRNLICYPPGTSLRVVWEFLNRVSIRTVLITENDKAVGVLSRQSILRWFANTYWKHTSPKDHQLFQDIQERGMTMRRLENAARLLAETSRQLTADVETRTPDEHGAMVIGTVSKMQDLMVEMLASVRGNKSTGAMQLHAAVPSLED, from the coding sequence TTGAGCACTCCAACGGTCCTACAATACGATAGTTGTCCGATTCGCAGCCGGGTTCTGGTTGTGGACGACGACAAGCTCATTCGAACGCTCGTCTCAGAGTTTTTGACGCGCGAGGGGTACGAGGTAATCACCGCAGAGAATTGCCTGCGAGCCCTGGAGTTGCTAGAAGATCCGAAATATGAATTCAAATTCATGGTCACGGATTGGGAATTGCCCGATGGCAATGGAATCGATCTGATACGCCACGCGCGACATGTGGTGCAAACACATTACATGTATATCGTGATGGTCACTTCGCATGGCGATCGCGAGAACTTGACGTTAGCGCTAAACTCTGGCGCCGATGATTTTCTGACCAAGCCGATCGATCGCGGCGAACTAATTGCGCGAATCCGGGCAGGACAACGCATTCTGAACTTGGAAACGCGGCTTACCCAGTTGGCCAATAGTGACGTTCTCACTGGATTGCCAACGCGCCGTGTCTTCGAGGAATTGGTAGCGAAAGAATGGAGCCGTACCCAACGTTATCGCTTGCCGATGTCATGCGTGATTTTCGATATCGACTTCTTCAAGCGAATTAACGACATCCATGGGCACGCCGCCGGGGACCAAGTTCTGCGGGAGATCGCTCATATATTCGCCACTTCCGTGCGTAAGTCCGACATCATTTGTCGCTATGGTGGTGAAGAGTTTTGCGCGATTTTGCCAGAAACATCATCGGCCCAAGCCTATGTTTGGGCAGACAATATTCGAAAACGAATCGCATCGACAGAAATCATCCTCGATACGGCCGTGGTAAATGTCACAATCAGCTTGGGCCTGGCTGAACCGTTATCGGAAATGGAAGATCTGAACGATCTAATTGATGTCGCCGACCATTGTCTGTTGGAGGCGAAGTCTAAAGGCCGAAACCAGATCGTTGCTTTCAACGAATTAAGTGAATCGGTTAGTAAGGACCCGACTGGGCACTTAGATTCCACGTTCCAAGGTGCGATAGCCGCTGATGCCATGACTCCGGTAGTCAGCACAGTGACTCCCCAGTCAAGCGTGTTTGATATCGCACAGTTCTTCCTCGACTATCGAATTCCTTCGGCGCCAGTCGTTGACGACAGCGGAAAGCTCGTCGGCATCGTGTCGGAAAAGGACTTGATGACGGTCGCGGTACGTCCGAATCCTCAAGATATCGAGATCTCAGAGGTGATGCGGCGAAATCTTATCTGTTATCCACCTGGTACATCCCTGCGAGTTGTCTGGGAATTCCTCAATCGGGTTTCGATTCGTACGGTGTTGATCACTGAGAACGACAAAGCCGTTGGTGTGTTGAGTCGGCAGAGCATTTTGCGGTGGTTTGCCAACACCTACTGGAAACATACTAGTCCCAAAGATCATCAGCTCTTCCAAGATATCCAAGAACGTGGCATGACGATGCGTCGGTTGGAAAACGCCGCACGGCTCTTGGCCGAGACCTCGCGTCAACTTACCGCGGATGTTGAAACACGCACCCCAGACGAACATGGAGCCATGGTCATCGGTACAGTTTCAAAGATGCAAGACCTCATGGTCGAGATGCTTGCCTCGGTTCGCGGCAATAAGAGCACTGGCGCGATGCAACTTCACGCGGCGGTTCCATCTCTGGAAGACTAA